The genomic segment TGATAAACTTGACCTTTTGAAAGAAGGGGGTAAGCATTTTTTCCAAATTCTTCATAGCTTTTTTGGGAAGGATAAAATATTATAGTTTTTTCATCGATAATTTCTTCCTTTGAATATCCTATTATTTTTTCCATGAATTTATTCAGCCAGACAATTTTCCTGTTCTTTAAAAGAGCAATTCCTATGGCTGCATAATCAAGAATGATCTTTTGTTCGGTTAGAATCTGCCTGATCTTTTCTTCAGCCGTTTTCCGTGCGTTTATTTCTTTTGCCAGACGCCGGTTCCAGATCAATGTTGTTCCCAGGATGATAATAAAAAAACTCCCGATTACAGCCGCCCATTTTATAACTTCATGCCAGTTGGGTTTATATTCAAATCTTACAGGAATCCATTTCTGAAAAACAGCATCATGTTCTTCTTTGGTAATTGATGCAATAGCTTTATTAAAAATACTGCACAATTCAGGAAATTCCTTGCGAATTGCAAACATATAAGGTTCGTTCTCATACAGATTGATTCCTGAGATTTTAAGATTATCCAGATGATGCTTATAAATCAAATAAACGGAACTTGTCTGTGAACCAATAAAAAAATCTGCTTTGCCGTTTGACACGTTTTTCAGGGCTTCCAGTTCATTTTCTGCCGGATATACTTTAATTTCAGGATAGTCCTGTTTGAAACGTTCATAAAACTTCATTTTAGCTGTCATTGCAACTTTTTTGTTTTTTAATGAGCTGATATTGCTTATAAAAGGAGAATTGACTTGGCCTATAATCACGATTGATCTGTATGAAAAAGGCTGGGTAAAATTCAAATATTTCTTACGCTCGGCAATATCATAGGAATATATAATATCAAGTTCTCCTGATTTTATCTTTTTATCCAATTCATCCACTCTGACAGGAATATATTGGAATGATATACCGGTTCTTTTACTGATAAGACTTAGAAAATCAGCAGTGATTCCGACAAAATTTCCATTTTTATCAATAAATCCGTTCGGGGGAAAACCGTCATAAGCCTGGGCACGGATAATTTTATACTCTTTTATCCAAGCCTGTTCAGCGTCAGTCATTTTAATCCTGACAGTATCTTTAAAATCGTCTGCATCATAAATTTTCAAACCCAGGCTTAAAAGGGCAAAAAGTAAAATCAGCCCTGTTTTTATCAAACGATTATTCATGACTATCCTCCGCTCCTGATTTTTGTAAATTGCAAAGTGGAAAGAGAAAGAACAATTGCAAATGTAATCCATAATCTTTTTATAAAAGCATGTTTTAAGAAAAACATATTAACTCCCGGATGCTGAGGTTGAAGGCTGTGTTTGCAGGCATATTGTTACAGTAGTTCCTTTTTCTTCGGATGTATCAAAACTTATACTCCCTCCCTGGGTTTCTGCTATGAGTTTTGCAGAATAGGTTCCAAGTCCGGTGCCTGATTTTTTGCCCGAGGTAACGTATTTGTCAAAAAAATTATTTTGAATATTTTCAGGTACAGCCCCCATATTATGAATGGAAATATACGCTTTATCTTGAACATAATTGCAGGAAATAGTAACAGTCTCATGTTTTGGTGATGCTTCACAGGCATTTTTGATCAGGTTTGACAGCATTGAATAACAAAGCAGCTCCTCGCCTTTAACAAGAAAAGAATCTGCTTTGTCTGCTGGAACACCATTTATCATAATATTTATGAAAATTCCATTTGTTTCAGGCAGGCTCTGTATCTCGGTGATACTTTTTTTCATAATTTCCAGGATATTTATCTGTGCAGGCTGAAATTTATATACCCCTTTTTCCATATTAAAAAGATCCAGGGAAAGGTTTATCATGTTCAGCATCGCAAGCCCGGATGACTCAATCATGTCAAGATATAAAAGCTGTTTTTTTGAAAGATTTCCACCCATCCTGATAAGTCTGGGAAAATTGATTATACCATTAAGAGGGGTTTTCAGGTCATGACGGGTAATGCGTTCCATATCTTCTTTTAATTCAGAGGCTTTGATCAGTTTTTTGTTTTGTTGCTCAATTTTTTCACGGGCAAATTTCAGTTCCAGATGATTTTTTACCCTGGCATTGACAATGGCCGGGCTTATGGGTTTTTTTATATAATCAATTGCTCCGAGTTCAAGCCCCCTGGTTTCGTCATATGAATCGTCTTTTGCTGTTACGAAAATAATTGGAATATGTTTTGTTTTTTCATCTGCCTTTAATCTCCGGCATACTTCATATCCGTCCATTTCCGGCATCATGATATCCAAAAGGAGCATATCAAAATATATCTTATGGACAATTTCCAGGGCTTTGGCTCCATTAGAAGCAAACGAAAGTTGATAACGGTCAGCCAGTACCTGCATCATAAGCCTTAGGTTATTGGGTTCATCATCAACAATAAGGATTCTTGGTTTTTTATGCGTCATTTTTTTTCCTTTCTTTTGTTAATGTTCTAATAATTTTGCAATCAGGAGGTGAATAGGGGCAATTCCGATCAACTTGCCTTTTTCAGTAACAATAACAGGGTCATATATCTTGTTTGAGCTGCGCATCATTGCCTGTTGAGCTACCTCTGATATGGGAACATAGCTTTCCATCAGCAAAGGCGATGTATCCATTACCTTTTTTACCGGCTGTTCAAAAAACTGGGCACGGCAGGAATGAGAGTTTAACAGACGGTTTAAATTATAACTCATGAGCAGTCCCATTGGCGAATCGTTTTGAGCTACTACAATGGCATCAAAACCGTCTTCAAGGCGGCGGCCCAAATTAATATCCCTGACCAGAACCTCTGGTAAAATCACATTGGCTTGTTCTATAAAATTTCCAACGGCAATATCCCTGCTGCCTTTTTCAAGCTGATCGTAATATCCGATAACCTGGTAGGTTTGAACAGGTTTTGAAATACCTTTGACTGAGATAGGTGATTTTTTAATGCAGTAAATATTGTCTTTGACATAAGACCATGTTTCATGGGAAATAATAATCTGTCCCTGCATGGCGCTTTCTTCCAGGCGTTTTGCTGCATTGACCTGGCCTCCGATTATGGTGTAATCCATCTTGCTTTTGCTTCCAAAATTACCTACTGTGCAATACCCTGTATTAATGCCGATTCTGACTTGAAAAGGATGCAGGATGCCTGATTTCTGCCATTGAGTCTGAAGTATCTTTAATTTTTCAACCATCTCAATAGCCATTGACACGCAGGCCATAGCATCTTCCTGGATACCTTTGGTTTTGGGATCCCCGAAAAAAACCATGACTGCATCTCCCACAAACTTATCAATGGTTCCCCCGTGCTTGATGGCAATTTCAGCCATTTCATTAAGATAGGTATTTAATACTGTTGTCAGATCTTCAGGTTCCATGCTTTCTGCCGTGGATGTAAAATTGACAATATCAGAGAAAAAAACCGTCAATTTTTTGCGCTGTGATTCAATCAGGACATCCCGCTGGCCTGAGAAAATAAGCTCGTAAACCTGGGGGGAAAGATAGCGGGAAAGTCTTTTGGATAATTGTGCAAGTTGTTCATTTTTTTCTTTTAAAGCGAGAATAGACCGAATCCTGGCTTTAACCACAGGAGGGCTGAAAGGTTTGGTAATATAGTCTGCTGCTCCCAGATCAAACCCTTTGGTTTCATCACCTGCATCCCCCATTGCTGAAATAAATACAACCGGAATATTCTTTGTTTTATCATCAGCTTTTAAGCGTTTGCACACTTCATAACCATCCATTTCAGGCATCATGATATCCAGCAGAATCAAATCAGGGGCTATTTTTGCAATAACTTCCAAAGCCTTGGTTCCCCTGTTAGCAAAAGAAAGCAGATAAAGGCCTTGAAGGGTCTGCTGAATTAGATTTAGATTGTTAGGTTCATCATCCACAACAACAATCCGGTATTTTTTATTCTCCATTTTAATTCCTCCGAAATAAGAGTACTTGTGAGTCTTTATATTTAATATTCTCTAATTTTATGTTTTATATATTTTCTTGCATAGTTTTTTTTATAAATATATAATTATATCAAAATTCTTATCATTAGGAGGGTAAAATGAAAAAAATAAACGTAATCCTTATTGCTTTAGTCTTTTTTTGTGTATTTTTAAAACCTGTTATGGCAGAAAAAATACATGTTGTTGGTACAGGAAGCGGTATGTATCTGCTTAGAGATATAGCAGAACAGTTTAATAAAAATAATCTTGATATAAAGATAATTGTACCTGAAAGCATTGGCTCAGGCGGTGGTATAAAATCAGTTGGTGCAGATCAATTTTTAATTGGTCGTGTTGCCAGGGATATAAAGGAGAAAGAAAAGCATTTCAATTTGACCTATCAGCCTTTTGCAAAACTGCCGGTTGTTTTTTTTCTTCACAGGGGAACAGGTGTAACAGATTTAAGTCCCAGGCAGATATGTGATATTTACAGTGGAAAAATAACAAACTGGCAGGAAGTTGGCGGCATTAATCAAAAGATCAGAATTATCCGTCGTGAACCAGGGGATAGTTCTCTTGAGGTTTTAACAGCATCTTTTCCTGGTTTTAAAGATATTGAAATTACAAGTAAATCAAAAACAACCTTTTCAGATCAGGAAACAATCAAACTTGCAGAAAAGACAAAAGGCACCATAGCCTTTGGCACCTATGGTGATGCAATTAAATATGATGTTGATATATTAAGTATTAACAGCATAAAACCATTTGATGCTGCTTATCCATATACCGGAACTATTGCACTGATTTATAAAGAAAAAAATAATATTGGAAATATTAGAAAGTTCACAGATTTTATTAAAACTCCTGTGGTAAAAGATATAGTCAAAAAATCAGGAGGGCTGCCATTTTAAAAAACAACAGCTCTTAACCTTTACCAAAAGGACTGCCATTATGAAAAGCATAAAATATAAAATTATTATAAAATTCAGCATATTTGGCACCTTAATTTTTATAATTATCGGAACTGTCATATCCCTTAAGCTTGACTATACTCTTGAAGCACAATCTGAGTTTCTTTCAGAGCGGATTATTTCTATTATTAATACAAATCTTTTAGGCCAGCATAATCAATGCAGGAACAAGATTGATCTTATTGAACATGATATTTACAAATTAACAAAGGATATATCTAAAAACAATGAAATACTCAAAGGTATTGAAATTTTTAGAATCACATATTTAAACAGTATCCTGGAAACATATAAAAAAGATATTGATTTTGCTGTTATCTTTGATTCTAAAGGAAGACATACAGCTTCATATCCTTCAGATACAGGTGCAAATGTTGATATTAAATGGATAGAGAATTTTTTAAAATCATGGAAACTTGGACAGGATGCTTTAAAAAGCTTTGACAGTGAGCAAAAGGGAAGGCTGAGTGCCATAACAAAACATGATTATAATTTTATCAAAGCTTTTAGTCTGACAGAAAAATACCCGGCAGAGCAGGATATTATAACCATTGCATCGGCAGAACTTATAAAAGATGATTTTGGAGAACCACTGGCCTGTTTAGTGTCAGGCAGAATTCTTAATAATTATAATAAACCTTTGCAGGATTTTTATAATGCTGCAAAGGTTCCATGTGCTGTTTATCTTGGTATTCGGCCTGTTGCTCATGCGGGTTTTTTTGATAAAAAAACTTCATCGAAATCCCTCAAATCCCTTCAAATATCCCCTGAAACACTA from the Desulfonema limicola genome contains:
- a CDS encoding ATP-binding protein, yielding MNNRLIKTGLILLFALLSLGLKIYDADDFKDTVRIKMTDAEQAWIKEYKIIRAQAYDGFPPNGFIDKNGNFVGITADFLSLISKRTGISFQYIPVRVDELDKKIKSGELDIIYSYDIAERKKYLNFTQPFSYRSIVIIGQVNSPFISNISSLKNKKVAMTAKMKFYERFKQDYPEIKVYPAENELEALKNVSNGKADFFIGSQTSSVYLIYKHHLDNLKISGINLYENEPYMFAIRKEFPELCSIFNKAIASITKEEHDAVFQKWIPVRFEYKPNWHEVIKWAAVIGSFFIIILGTTLIWNRRLAKEINARKTAEEKIRQILTEQKIILDYAAIGIALLKNRKIVWLNKFMEKIIGYSKEEIIDEKTIIFYPSQKSYEEFGKNAYPLLSKGQVYQTELQIKRKDNSLLWCDMTGIAVNPDNIDDGSIWILQDIEQKKHVEQEIIRAKEAAESASLAKSTFLANMSHEIRTPMNSILGFLELSLEDTALSEIHRKNLRTALNSAKFLLILINNVLDISKLENGRMELEKQGFYLHQMMEETLQVFEMKCREKDLELSCNIHPDLPLYFTGDRSRLRQILINLLENAFKFTEKGKIDIIITPITKNNNLDMIQFSISDTGIGIPPERLAFIFDPFTQADSSTSRRFGGTGLGTTISKQLIKMMGGEIWVESEVGKGSIFHFTIQMKASQPVNSICERVNNQDKKPDFFEKSDLSLPSEDIQGLFKDMLNSFEEFNPAEIEPFLEKLGRHIPQYQLEPITRAVEIFDFEKAKEAAVKLASSLGIQ
- a CDS encoding hybrid sensor histidine kinase/response regulator; its protein translation is MTHKKPRILIVDDEPNNLRLMMQVLADRYQLSFASNGAKALEIVHKIYFDMLLLDIMMPEMDGYEVCRRLKADEKTKHIPIIFVTAKDDSYDETRGLELGAIDYIKKPISPAIVNARVKNHLELKFAREKIEQQNKKLIKASELKEDMERITRHDLKTPLNGIINFPRLIRMGGNLSKKQLLYLDMIESSGLAMLNMINLSLDLFNMEKGVYKFQPAQINILEIMKKSITEIQSLPETNGIFINIMINGVPADKADSFLVKGEELLCYSMLSNLIKNACEASPKHETVTISCNYVQDKAYISIHNMGAVPENIQNNFFDKYVTSGKKSGTGLGTYSAKLIAETQGGSISFDTSEEKGTTVTICLQTQPSTSASGS
- a CDS encoding adenylate/guanylate cyclase domain-containing protein, whose protein sequence is MENKKYRIVVVDDEPNNLNLIQQTLQGLYLLSFANRGTKALEVIAKIAPDLILLDIMMPEMDGYEVCKRLKADDKTKNIPVVFISAMGDAGDETKGFDLGAADYITKPFSPPVVKARIRSILALKEKNEQLAQLSKRLSRYLSPQVYELIFSGQRDVLIESQRKKLTVFFSDIVNFTSTAESMEPEDLTTVLNTYLNEMAEIAIKHGGTIDKFVGDAVMVFFGDPKTKGIQEDAMACVSMAIEMVEKLKILQTQWQKSGILHPFQVRIGINTGYCTVGNFGSKSKMDYTIIGGQVNAAKRLEESAMQGQIIISHETWSYVKDNIYCIKKSPISVKGISKPVQTYQVIGYYDQLEKGSRDIAVGNFIEQANVILPEVLVRDINLGRRLEDGFDAIVVAQNDSPMGLLMSYNLNRLLNSHSCRAQFFEQPVKKVMDTSPLLMESYVPISEVAQQAMMRSSNKIYDPVIVTEKGKLIGIAPIHLLIAKLLEH
- a CDS encoding PstS family phosphate ABC transporter substrate-binding protein, with amino-acid sequence MKKINVILIALVFFCVFLKPVMAEKIHVVGTGSGMYLLRDIAEQFNKNNLDIKIIVPESIGSGGGIKSVGADQFLIGRVARDIKEKEKHFNLTYQPFAKLPVVFFLHRGTGVTDLSPRQICDIYSGKITNWQEVGGINQKIRIIRREPGDSSLEVLTASFPGFKDIEITSKSKTTFSDQETIKLAEKTKGTIAFGTYGDAIKYDVDILSINSIKPFDAAYPYTGTIALIYKEKNNIGNIRKFTDFIKTPVVKDIVKKSGGLPF